The following are from one region of the bacterium genome:
- a CDS encoding 4a-hydroxytetrahydrobiopterin dehydratase, with protein MKTPLAQRRCVVCKPGTPPLPRAEIDALLAQVSGWAVEQAGDHLRLAKTYKFKGFMPGVELVNRIATIAEAEAHHPDLLISWGSVTVQLWTHAAGGLTDNDFILAARIDQVEKS; from the coding sequence ATGAAGACCCCACTGGCTCAGCGCCGCTGCGTCGTTTGCAAGCCCGGCACTCCCCCGCTCCCTCGCGCCGAAATCGACGCGCTCCTGGCCCAGGTTTCGGGTTGGGCGGTCGAGCAGGCGGGCGACCACCTCCGCCTCGCCAAGACCTACAAGTTCAAAGGGTTCATGCCCGGGGTCGAGCTCGTCAACCGCATCGCCACCATCGCCGAGGCGGAGGCCCACCACCCCGACCTGCTGATCAGCTGGGGGTCGGTGACCGTTCAGCTTTGGACCCACGCCGCCGGCGGGCTGACGGACAACGACTTCATCCTGGCGGCCCGGATCGATCAGGTCGAGAAGTCTTAA